From a region of the Plasmodium malariae genome assembly, contig: PmUG01_00_31, whole genome shotgun sequence genome:
- the PmUG01_00057000 gene encoding fam-l protein has translation MEQKIKLILFIKIFLFVFLSWMCHLNSDLRGFERFFNERYMVYRKLRTGTYRFLANCKNNIEKSITGLKEDVTNYGIKEKNNIYNTEKGTNAKNIHSHGLLSENASDYRKAMKNKSCIFETKKYSHFEKKIFKELDYQNFLEKNKIISDKLYKTIIRKKYGLRFFIPLLLFLFLSLGLILDLSVGYGLLNGFYYIMSLICSDGWAKTLWNLLKHESVSAFFQSMEQIVKNKKNYIYTPGFFGTLIYFTSFFILGVTIISGIIYYHKKVKKYEKIKFKKR, from the exons atggagcaaaaaattaagttaattttatttattaaaatttttttatttgtatttttatcttGGATGTGCCATCTTAACAGTGATCTG aGAGGGTTTGAAAGATTTTTTAATGAGAGATACATGGTTTATAGAAAATTACGTACAGGAACTTATCGATTTTTAGCAAATTGTAAGAAcaatatagaaaaaagtaTTACAGGGTTAAAAGAAGATGTAACAAATTAtggaataaaagaaaaaaataatatctaCAATACTGAAAAAGGAACCAACGCAAAGAATATACATTCACATGGATTGTTATCAGAAAATGCATCGGATTATAGAAAAGCTATGAAAAATAAGTcttgtatatttgaaacaaaaaagtattcacattttgaaaaaaaaatattcaaagaacttgattatCAGAATTTTCTTGAGAAAAACAAGATAATTAGTGATAAGTTGTACAAAACAataatacgtaaaaaatacGGATTACGATTTTTTATacctttattattgtttttgtttttgtcaTTAGGGCTCATATTAGATTTATCTGTTGGTTATGGGTTATTAAATgggttttattatataatgagtCTTATATGTTCAGATGGTTGGGCAAAAACTTTATGGAATTTATTGAAGCATGAATCTGTTTCTGCTTTTTTCCAGTCTATGGAacaaatagtaaaaaataaaaaaaattatatttatacaccAGGTTTTTTTGGTACGCTAATATATTTcacatctttttttattcttggAGTTACAATTATATCaggtattatttattaccataaaaaagttaaaaaatatgaaaaaattaaattcaaaaaaaggtaa
- the PmUG01_00057100 gene encoding STP1 protein: MIYGLPQFKNIVNEIKQKTSSLNNEHDKNKFREGCKYLADYLINNNNPPRHYEYHKKTWKGSLHYWLKNYYKNLDKHGGCPLIFEEEDKKILELKYEEVDFCDKKKKYLDEIQLLKGKLPNNYDKYSSKCNEYNEWIDKMKNYFEEKRSHFGTCYQKKDKKKKKKGSSEFICDLMNDQTFKKLTDCPLVDKLQPREGQSEKEEIGSQTQDKGKNRESPISHDSHKQAEQTEPTERATTNQIDQDTKQNLHEEKNNEELESPSPPDIKTQAHLSSLESPSNEVEAKSEGSLESQIPSLLSNSQPSSEVSGESVSPASDPLDTNPENPSERTLSSPISKSSSSSFASTIPSVISGQLKKKKKIKRRQAKFLKILIPSHSGRKREFLTHNHLEHPFYDDEEITKKIKIFEHNVIKNLQEKKQKNERTKTIIEVHLKVLEAYRKEEWECKKGEFLEICLDVLTKERYGTHSNLTNDDLIMKNVKSYGHIEKQKILWNKWIERHKNISDKFKKVDWFNNLKNDWKKEKSYIKEMEELKNKSSNEYKNILFLEREKDVWRRWISEKGNILKQYIDQNWFNELSEVNQNILDEYKNEEKSNDASLINIEELKHRKNYEELYKYIKTKLLSKLCILVLMTILEECKKEEYIEDRELHLDNSINERKTKKNSEKIPEISDIFIEKYSNIYENSKNSNIHNNIEENFFREEMNDWIGEEVTYVNSIERLSNIDKYYNSSS, encoded by the exons ATGATCTATGGACTGCCAcagtttaaaaatattgtaaatgaaataaaacaaaaaaccaGTTCCTTAAATAACGAgcatgataaaaataaatttaggGAGGGATGCAAATATTTGGCTGATTATctaattaacaataataatccACCGCGACATTAtgaatatcataaaaaaacgTGGAAAGGATCACTACACTATTggttaaaaaattactacAAAAATCTAGATAAACATGGAGGATGCCCTTTGATTTTTGAGgaagaagataaaaaaattttagaattaaaGTATGAAGAAGTAGATTTttgtgataaaaaaaaaaaatatttggatGAAATACAACTATTAAAAGGGAAATTAccaaataattatgataagTATTCAAGTAAATgtaatgaatataatgaGTGGATTGATAAAATGAAGAACTATTTTGAGGAAAAGAGAAGCCATTTTGGAACATGCtaccaaaaaaaagataaaaagaaaaaaaaaaaaggaagttcAGAATTTATATGCGACTTAATGAACGATCAAACTTTCAAAAAACTTACTGACTGTCCCCTAGTAGATAAATTACAACCTCGTGAAGGTCAATCtgaaaaggaagaaatagGTTCACAAACACaagataaaggaaaaaataggGAATCACCTATATCACATGATTCACACAAACAAGCCGAACAAACTGAACCTACAGAGAGAGCTACCACTAATCAAATAGATCAAGATACAAAACAAAATCTAcacgaagaaaaaaataatgaagaattGGAATCTCCATCTCCACCTGACATAAAAACACAAGCTCATTTATCATCACTTGAATCTCCTTCTAATGAAGTTGAAGCTAAATCGGAAGGTTCTTTAGAGTCTCAGATACCATCACTTCTCTCAAATTCCCAACCATCCTCAGAAGTATCAGGTGAATCTGTATCTCCTGCTTCAGATCCGCTAGATACAAATCCAGAAAATCCTTCCGAAAGAACACTATCTTCTCCAATATCAAAATCCTCTTCAAGCTCTTTTGCTTCAACTATACCCTCTGTAATTTCAG gacagttaaaaaaaaaaaaaaagataaaaagaagacaagcaaaatttcttaaaatactAATACCTTCACATTCGGGCAGAAAGAGAGAATTTTTAACTCATAATCATTTGGAGCACCCATTTtatgatgatgaagaaattactaaaaaaataaaaatatttgaacataacgtgataaaaaatttacaagagaagaagcaaaaaaatgaaaggaCTAAAACTATCATAGAAGTACATTTGAAAGTACTTGAAGCGTACAGAAAAGAAGAATGGGAATGcaaaaaaggagaatttttagaaatatgcCTAGATGTATTAACAAAAGAAAGATATGGAACTCATTCTAATTTAACAAATGATGatctaataatgaaaaacgtTAAAAGTTACGGTCAtattgaaaaacaaaaaatctTATGGAACAAGTGGATAGAaagacataaaaatatttctgataaatttaaaaaagtggactggtttaataatttgaaaaatgattggaaaaaagaaaaatcatacataaaagaaatggaagaattaaaaaataagtcatcgaatgaatataaaaatattctcttCTTGGAAAGAGAGAAAGATGTATGGAGGAGGTGGATATCAGAAAAGGGAAATATtctaaaacaatatattgaTCAAAACTGGTTTAATGAATTATCAGAGGTTAACCAGAATATATTAGATgaatacaaaaatgaagaaaaatcaAATGATGCGtcactaataaatatagaagaaCTGAAACacagaaaaaattatgaagaattatataaatatataaaaacaaaattactATCAAAACTTTGTATATTAGTACTTATGACAATATTAGAAGAATGCAAAAAAGAAGAGTATATAGAAGATAGAGAATTACATTTAGATAATTCCATAAATGAAAggaaaactaaaaaaaattcagaaAAAATACCAGAAATTtcagatatatttattgaaaagtATAGTAACATTTAtgaaaatagcaaaaatagcaatattcataataatatagagGAGAACTTCTTTAGGGAAGAGATGAATGATTGGATAGGAGAAGAAGTAACATATGTAAATTCCATAGAACGTTTGAGTAATATTgacaaatattataacagTTCATCCTAG
- the PmUG01_00057200 gene encoding Plasmodium exported protein, unknown function, whose amino-acid sequence MEQNIKLIYFIKCGLLILLAWLYYFCSEECTFNISKREHKYYMKLDIINLRLLEECEGKNDSNFIETEEEITNDEEYDKKVTTNKRKGIKKTNIRSKRCSLYKKEFDKQYKKQKKLIYRGKKLSHFERNFFKKLDYIDFIKTKPSISSKTYQKLVCKKIGHKMFLPTLVISWVLLVSLGSILYGFFDEKKITADVKSYDVTLFLVLLCILVVILMLGLAFTYITFRKHKRIIKKIY is encoded by the exons atggaacaaaatattaagttaatctattttattaaatgtggATTGTTAATACTTTTAGCTtggttatattatttttgcagTGAAGAG tgtacttttaatatatcaaagAGAGAGCATAAgtattatatgaaattagATATAATAAATCTTCGATTACTGGAAGAATgtgaaggaaaaaatgattCAAATTTTATAGAAACAGAAGAAGAGATAACTAACGATGAAGAGTACGATAAAAAGGTTACAACCAACAAAAGAAAGGggattaaaaaaacaaacatacGATCAAAGAGatgttcattatataaaaaagaatttgatAAGCAAtataagaaacaaaaaaaattaatatatagaggaaaaaaattatctcactttgaaagaaattttttcaaGAAGCTTGATTACATagattttattaaaacaaagCCGTCAATTAGCAGTAAGACATACCAAAAATTAGTATGTAAAAAGATTGGacataaaatgtttttaccTACTTTAGTAATCTCGTGGGTATTATTAGTATCATTAGGATCTATACTTTATGGTTTTTTtgatgaaaagaaaattacaGCAGATGTAAAATCTTATGATGTTACATTATTTCTCGTATTATTGTGCATATTAGTTGTCATATTGATGTTAGGACTTGCTTTTACCTATATTACATTTagaaaacataaaagaattataaagAAGATATATTAG